The genomic interval GGGAGGGGGTTGTTGGGCATCCAGGAGAAGCAGAGGGGACCCGGGATGCACCGAGGGGACCCGGGGGGACgtcggggggtcccgggggcgtCACTGACCACGGTGAGGTTGTTGTTGAGCGGCTGGAAGGCGCAGCAGAGCAGGGCGGCGCCGTCGGGGTCAGGCACGCGGCGGATGCAGCGCCCGTCGGCGGGGGCCCAGAGCCGCAAGGTGCCGTCCAGGGAGGCCGACACCAGGACGTCGTTGGAGAGGGACCAGGCGAAATCGGCCACACCGCCCCCGTGGccccgcagcacccgcagcaccgccggcggccccggcgccaGCCGGCACACCGAGATGGTGCCGTCCAGCGAGCAGCAGGCCAACAGGTGCCGGTCGTCGTGTGCGAACTGCACCTTCGGCACTGCCAGGCCACGAGTGCCCGTCAGCGCCGGCATAAGCCAGCACCCGCTGCCACGGCCAGGAaacccgccccccgccccagttaCCGGCGCTGTCGGTGTGCTGGTCGAAGACGTGGTAGACGCCGGCGAAGGCGTAGTTCTCGCTCAGCGTCGTGTCCCCGGCCATGGCGCGGCTCGCCTCTGCCAATGGCGTCGGCACCACCCCGGGGGGGCtgtggacccaggtgtccgggcttcagcaccctgacccccccccccagcacccactgcccccaggggacccaggcgtgctCACCGCTCGTCGGGGGCTCCACGAGGGACCCCGGGGTGGGAGCCACGGCTGAGGGAGCGCCGGTGTCCCCGGGCCACCCGCGGGTCCTCCTCAAAGTCCTGGGGGGAGGACACGGCTGTGGGGGCCCCTGCACCCCACTGGGTCGCGGGGATCCCAGAGGGGTACCAGGACTCTGCACCCCCCCCAACCAGGTGCtgggaccccacagcccccctgaAACAGACGCTGCAGCCCTGAGGATGGGTGctgagacccccagccccccccaaatgAGTGCTaggaccccacagcccccctgaAACAGACACTGCAGCCCTTAGGATGGGTGCCAtgaccccacagcccccctgggTGGGTTCCCTGCCCACCGTGAGGGGCTCACAGCCCGTTCCCTCCCGCGGCCATACCTCCATGCGATCGAGGGTGGTGCGGCTGGCGCGGAGGGCGCTGCTGCTGTGGGCGCGGCAGCTGCTCTGCTCGGAGAGGGCCCCGTAGCGCTGGGCCAGCAAGCGGGTGCGCACCCGCAGGTACCAGCGCCGGGTGCCCCCCTCCAGCGCCCCGCCCTGCGCTTGCTCCCGCAGCAGCTGGCTGCGGCGCCGCACGTACTGCGTCCGGAACTGGGGCCAGCGGGGTGTGCGGTAGGCCGCAtacctggggacatggggggggacccTCGCATCtgtggcagtgctggggggggggcggggggccgagAGGGGAGACGGGTGGCCCGGTGGTGCGGGGGGAGCAGACGCACGCCTGTGTCAgtgccccccccaaaag from Calonectris borealis chromosome 34, bCalBor7.hap1.2, whole genome shotgun sequence carries:
- the WDR13 gene encoding WD repeat-containing protein 13 isoform X1, which encodes MAAVWQQVLAVDARYAAYRTPRWPQFRTQYVRRRSQLLREQAQGGALEGGTRRWYLRVRTRLLAQRYGALSEQSSCRAHSSSALRASRTTLDRMEDFEEDPRVARGHRRSLSRGSHPGVPRGAPDERPPGVVPTPLAEASRAMAGDTTLSENYAFAGVYHVFDQHTDSAVPKVQFAHDDRHLLACCSLDGTISVCRLAPGPPAVLRVLRGHGGGVADFAWSLSNDVLVSASLDGTLRLWAPADGRCIRRVPDPDGAALLCCAFQPLNNNLTVVGSARHMVRVVNISTGKAARGGAGRLPGRVLALCFDAPGRVLWAGDDRGSVSSFLCDPGTGRLTKASRVVVQAGGSITSLSARAWASREAPDPSLLVNACPDRLLLFRVVEEEGSGAPGLRLRRSFPTRHREQPLRSCFCPLMSFRQGACVVTGSEDACVHFFDVGRAARATVNTLQGHGGAVLAVAFNCDESLLASSDAAGTVIVWRRQHA
- the WDR13 gene encoding WD repeat-containing protein 13 isoform X2; translated protein: MAAVWQQVLAVDARYAAYRTPRWPQFRTQYVRRRSQLLREQAQGGALEGGTRRWYLRVRTRLLAQRYGALSEQSSCRAHSSSALRASRTTLDRMEDFEEDPRVARGHRRSLSRGSHPGVPRGAPDERPPGVVPTPLAEASRAMAGDTTLSENYAFAGVYHVFDQHTDSAVPKVQFAHDDRHLLACCSLDGTISVCRLAPGPPAVLRVLRGHGGGVADFAWSLSNDVLVSASLDGTLRLWAPADGRCIRRVPDPDGAALLCCAFQPLNNNLTVVGSARHMVRVVNISTGKAARGGAGRLPGRVLALCFDAPGRVLWAGDDRGSVSSFLCDPGTVTGSEDACVHFFDVGRAARATVNTLQGHGGAVLAVAFNCDESLLASSDAAGTVIVWRRQHA